A genomic region of Plasmodium cynomolgi strain B DNA, chromosome 5, whole genome shotgun sequence contains the following coding sequences:
- a CDS encoding ROI kinase-like protein (putative) gives MKLDISCFCFLSKNEYRVLTAIEMGMRNHEYLPVSLIASIANLRKEGINSVLKKLLKNKLISHENKKYDGYKLTYLGYDFLALRAFINRGILKSVGNQIGVGKESDIYICKDTNGNLLCLKIHRLGRISFRTIKNNRDYYGKKNFRNWLYLSKIAATKEYAYLKALYENNFPVPKPYDLNRHMILMSYVNGYPLSHVKISNPFKIIDILINTIIKFAKANIIHGDFNEFNILIDDDERITVIDFPQIVSLQHPNAKLYFDRDVRGVVNHFYRKYKIKIEDYPFYEDVILLSSEKIVVEENLISSSDEHALMDVLQNDGSDSVSPCPEQLNCSGGSGESGVGDEGDQIDESGVGDQSDGSHRSGERHLSEADRPRTVSESTQGETPRSAGTQGEDSFSSEGKYKDAYENNAEREKSSEKLEKRSDGLDDNGMESAQGVAADERGNKKEEEETKCRGGSSSSSPAKDEEAPTDGKCSRTEEKTQDEGEDRHDDPPVRGEEETGGEIGSSERNDQVSSGASEKGAQQVDRSKGISSEASGDEASGDEAGGDEESGDEAIGDEASGDEAGGDEESELTAYSSCDSEGCVSANSTKKLSETWQPHIKKYTKEYAKSKL, from the coding sequence ATGAAGCTGGACATCTCGTGCTTCTGCTTCCTGTCGAAAAATGAGTACCGAGTGCTGACGGCGATAGAAATGGGCATGCGGAACCACGAGTACCTGCCCGTGTCGTTAATAGCGAGCATAGCGAATTTGAGGAAGGAAGGCATAAACAGTGTGTTGAAGAAGTTGCTCAAAAACAAGCTCATCAGtcatgaaaataaaaagtacgATGGATATAAGCTAACCTATTTAGGGTATGACTTCCTAGCCCTAAGAGCATTTATAAATAGGGGCATCCTAAAAAGTGTTGGCAATCAAATAGGAGTTGGAAAAGAATCAGACATCTACATATGTAAAGATACGAACGGAAATTTATTGTGTTTAAAAATCCACAGGTTAGGTAGAATATCATTTagaacaattaaaaataatagagactattatggaaaaaaaaattttcgaaattgGTTGTATTTGTCCAAAATAGCTGCCACCAAGGAGTATGCTTACTTAAAAGCCTTGTATGAAAATAACTTCCCAGTTCCGAAACCCTATGACCTAAACAGACACATGATTCTCATGTCGTATGTAAATGGATACCCCCTATCACATGTAAAAATTAGCAACCCCTTTAAGATAATcgatattttaataaacacTATCATTAAATTTGCCAAGGCGAATATAATTCATGGAGACTTTAATGAATTTAACATCCTCATTGATGATGATGAGAGAATAACTGTTATCGATTTTCCGCAAATTGTTTCTCTTCAACATCCGAATGCTAAGTTATATTTCGATCGAGATGTCAGAGGTGTCGTTAATCACTTTTATAgaaagtataaaataaaaattgaagatTATCCTTTTTATGAAGATGTCATTTTGCTGAGTAGTGAGAAAATTGTGgtggaagaaaatttaatttccAGCAGTGATGAGCATGCCTTGATGGACGTCCTGCAGAATGATGGGTCCGACTCGGTTTCCCCCTGCCCCGAGCAGCTCAATTGTAGCGGTGGGAGCGGCGAAAGTGGCGTAGGTGACGAAGGTGACCAAATTGACGAAAGTGGCGTGGGTGACCAAAGTGATGGAAGCCATCGTAGTGGAGAAAGGCACCTCAGTGAAGCAGACCGCCCAAGAACCGTTAGCGAGAGCACTCAGGGGGAAACCCCTCGCAGCGCAGGCACCCAGGGAGAGGACTCCTTCTCATCTGAAGGGAAGTACAAAGACGCCTACGAGAACAACGCGGAAAGGGAGAAGTCAAGTGAAAAGCTGGAGAAAAGATCGGACGGATTGGATGACAATGGCATGGAGAGTGCACAAGGGGTAGCAGCGGATGAGCGGGGAAATaagaaggaagaggaggagaccAAATGCAGGGGaggtagtagtagtagtagccCCGCGAAGGATGAAGAAGCGCCTACAGATGGGAAGTGCAGTCGTACGGAGGAGAAGACCCAGGATGAGGGGGAGGACCGTCATGATGATCCCCCCGTTCGCGGTGAGGAAGAGACGGGGGGGGAAATCGGCTCGAGCGAACGGAACGATCAGGTGAGTAGTGGCGCTTCAGAAAAGGGCGCACAGCAGGTGGACCGCTCGAAGGGCATCAGCAGCGAGGCGAGCGGTGACGAAGCGAGCGGTGATGAGGCCGGCGGTGACGAAGAAAGCGGTGATGAGGCGATCGGTGACGAAGCAAGCGGTGACGAGGCCGGCGGTGACGAAGAAAGCGAATTGACGGCGTACTCCAGCTGCGACTCGGAGGGATGCGTCTCCGCGAACTCCACCAAGAAGCTGTCCGAAACGTGGCAGCCccatataaaaaagtacaccAAGGAATACGCGAAGAGCAAGCTAAA